Proteins encoded within one genomic window of Pongo abelii isolate AG06213 chromosome 18, NHGRI_mPonAbe1-v2.0_pri, whole genome shotgun sequence:
- the LOC100437078 gene encoding olfactory receptor 1F1, which produces MSRTNQASISEFLLLGLSRQPQQQHLLFVLFLSMYLATVLGNLLIILAVSTDSHLHTPMYFFLSNLSFVDVCFFSTTVPKMLANHILGTQTISFSGCLTQMCFLCVFADMDNYLLAVMAYDRFVAVCHPLHYTAKMTHQLCALLVTGS; this is translated from the coding sequence ATGAGCAGGACAAACCAGGCGAGCATCTCCGAGTTCCTCCTCCTGGGACTCTCCAGGCAGCCCCAGCAGCAGCATCTCCTCTTTGTGCTCTTCCTGAGCATGTACCTGGCCACCGTCCTGGGGAACCTGCTCATCATCCTGGCCGTCAGCACAGACTCCCACCtgcacacccccatgtacttcttcctcagCAACCTGTCCTTTGTGGACGTCTGCTTCTTCTCCACCACCGTCCCCAAGATGCTGGCCAATCACATACTCGGGACTCAAACCATCTCCTTCTCTGGCTGTCTCACGCAGATgtgttttctctgtgtgtttgcTGACATGGACAATTACCTCCTGGCTGTGATGGCCTATGACCGCTTTGTCGCTGTGTGCCACCCCTTACATTACACAGCAAAGATGACCCATCAGCTCTGTGCCCTGCTGGTCACTGGATCATGA